A single window of Aneurinibacillus sp. REN35 DNA harbors:
- a CDS encoding YqhV family protein, translated as MLEKAIMGMASLRLISGSLEILAALMIIKVNEVEKALLINSSLALIGPPVLLMTTAIGLAGMADRINPAKILWICIGVVCILIGVRK; from the coding sequence ATGCTTGAAAAAGCGATTATGGGGATGGCCTCGCTTCGGTTGATCTCAGGCTCACTTGAAATTCTGGCCGCACTTATGATTATTAAAGTAAATGAAGTGGAAAAAGCGCTGCTGATTAATTCTAGCCTTGCACTCATTGGTCCGCCGGTTTTACTGATGACGACGGCGATTGGACTTGCCGGTATGGCGGATCGGATCAATCCGGCCAAGATTCTATGGATTTGTATAGGTGTCGTGTGCATTTTGATTGGAGTACGCAAATAA